In a single window of the Pseudomonas sp. B21-015 genome:
- a CDS encoding PhoH family protein — protein sequence MDDHGRSPSSNQPILYVLDTNVLIHDPNALLNFEEHHVAIPMTVLEELDKLKSGHHSVAAECRQAIRLIDKTLGDASPEDVEQGVPIQRGKSGPKGLLSILMSKRAEPNIILPEHLNDNIIINQLIDLHARDPKLPVVLVTKDINMRLKARACGIAAEDYSTDQLVDDVSLLPNGYHNMTGSFWDRVSKVETRQDHGRTWHQVQLIDNLPAVHVNEFIIDEQGFVGWIKEIQVDKLLILDLHQEPLLHQEAWGLKPRDIYQSLALYALLDPDIHLVNLSGAAGSGKTILALAAAIEQTMVSKRYRRIIATRSVQGLDQEIGFLPGTEAEKMEPWLGAITDNLEALHMDDENTHGSVDYILSKVPLQFKSLNYIRGRSFQQSLILIDECQNLTPHQMKTIITRAGAGSKVVCLGNLAQIDTPYLSATSSGLTYLTERFKDFPNGVHITLQGVPRSILAEYAESHL from the coding sequence ATGGATGACCACGGACGTAGCCCTTCTTCCAACCAGCCAATCCTTTATGTACTCGATACCAACGTATTGATTCACGATCCAAACGCCCTGCTTAATTTCGAAGAACACCACGTCGCCATCCCGATGACCGTGCTTGAAGAGCTGGACAAGCTCAAGAGCGGGCATCACAGCGTGGCCGCCGAATGCCGTCAGGCCATCCGGCTGATCGATAAGACCCTGGGTGATGCTTCACCGGAGGACGTTGAACAGGGCGTGCCGATTCAGCGCGGCAAGAGCGGGCCGAAGGGCTTGCTGTCAATTCTGATGAGCAAGCGTGCCGAGCCGAACATCATTCTGCCCGAGCACCTGAACGACAACATCATCATCAACCAGTTGATCGACCTGCACGCGCGCGATCCGAAACTGCCCGTGGTGCTGGTCACCAAAGACATCAACATGCGCCTCAAGGCGCGGGCCTGCGGGATTGCGGCCGAGGACTACAGCACCGACCAACTGGTCGACGACGTATCCCTGCTGCCCAATGGCTACCACAACATGACCGGCTCCTTCTGGGACCGGGTGAGCAAAGTCGAAACCCGGCAGGATCATGGCCGCACCTGGCATCAGGTACAGCTGATCGACAACCTGCCCGCCGTACACGTCAATGAGTTCATCATCGACGAACAGGGCTTTGTCGGCTGGATCAAGGAAATCCAGGTCGACAAGTTGCTGATTCTCGACCTGCATCAGGAACCTCTGTTGCACCAGGAAGCCTGGGGCCTGAAACCGCGTGATATCTATCAAAGCCTGGCGCTGTACGCCTTGCTCGATCCGGATATTCATCTGGTCAACCTGTCCGGCGCGGCCGGTTCCGGTAAAACCATCCTGGCCCTGGCGGCGGCCATCGAACAGACCATGGTCAGCAAACGCTACCGGCGCATCATCGCCACCCGCAGCGTGCAGGGCCTGGACCAGGAAATCGGCTTCCTGCCCGGCACCGAAGCGGAAAAAATGGAGCCTTGGCTTGGCGCCATCACCGACAACCTCGAAGCCTTGCACATGGATGACGAAAACACCCATGGCAGCGTCGACTACATCCTCAGCAAAGTGCCGTTGCAGTTCAAATCCCTCAACTACATTCGAGGCCGCAGCTTCCAGCAGAGCCTGATCCTGATCGATGAATGCCAGAACCTCACGCCGCACCAGATGAAAACCATCATCACCCGTGCCGGCGCCGGTTCCAAAGTGGTGTGCCTGGGCAACCTGGCGCAGATCGACACCCCTTACCTGTCCGCGACCAGCTCCGGGCTGACGTACCTGACCGAACGCTTCAAAGACTTCCCCAACGGTGTACACATCACCCTGCAAGGGGTGCCACGTTCGATTCTGGCCGAATACGCCGAATCGCATCTGTAA
- a CDS encoding nucleotide sugar dehydrogenase, with amino-acid sequence MRISIFGLGYVGAVCAGCLSARGHDVVGVDVAKDKIDMINAGKSPIVEPGLGELLQQGIETGKLRGTTNFAEAIRDTDLSMICVGTPSKKNGDLELNYIEAVCREIGFVLRDKTTRHTIVVRSTVLPGTVANVVIPILEDCSGKKAGVDFGVAVNPEFLRESTAIADYDQPPMTVIGEFDKASGDVLQSLYEELDAPIIRKDIAVAEMIKYTCNVWHATKVTFANEIGNIAKAVGVDGREVMEVVCQDKTLNLSQYYMRPGFAFGGSCLPKDVRALTYRAGSLDVEAPLLNSLMRSNESQVQNAFDIVSSHDKRKVALLGLSFKAGTDDLRESPLVDLAEMLIGKGYDLSIYDSNVEYARVHGANKDYIESKIPHVSSLLNSDFDDVINNSDVIILGNRDEKFRALAQQAPHGKQVIDLVGFMSQATSVSKRTEGICW; translated from the coding sequence ATGCGCATCAGCATATTTGGTTTGGGTTACGTCGGCGCAGTCTGTGCCGGTTGCCTGTCTGCACGGGGCCATGACGTCGTTGGCGTCGATGTCGCCAAAGACAAAATCGATATGATCAACGCTGGTAAATCGCCGATCGTTGAACCGGGCCTGGGCGAACTTCTGCAGCAGGGTATCGAGACGGGCAAATTGCGCGGCACGACCAACTTCGCCGAAGCGATTCGCGACACCGACCTGTCGATGATCTGCGTCGGTACGCCGAGCAAGAAGAACGGCGACCTGGAACTGAACTACATCGAAGCCGTGTGCCGCGAGATCGGTTTTGTCCTGCGTGATAAAACCACCCGCCACACCATTGTGGTTCGCAGCACCGTGTTGCCGGGCACCGTGGCAAACGTGGTAATCCCGATCCTCGAAGATTGCTCCGGCAAGAAGGCAGGCGTCGACTTCGGCGTTGCAGTGAACCCTGAGTTCCTGCGTGAAAGCACCGCGATCGCCGACTACGACCAGCCGCCAATGACCGTCATCGGCGAGTTCGACAAGGCTTCGGGTGACGTTCTGCAATCGCTGTACGAAGAACTCGACGCTCCGATCATCCGCAAGGACATCGCTGTCGCCGAGATGATCAAGTACACCTGCAACGTGTGGCACGCCACCAAAGTGACCTTCGCCAACGAGATCGGCAACATCGCCAAGGCCGTCGGTGTCGATGGTCGTGAAGTGATGGAAGTGGTCTGCCAGGACAAGACGCTGAACCTGTCCCAGTACTACATGCGCCCGGGCTTCGCATTCGGCGGCTCTTGCCTGCCAAAAGACGTGCGCGCCCTGACCTATCGCGCCGGTTCCCTGGACGTGGAAGCACCGCTGCTGAACTCGCTGATGCGCAGCAACGAATCCCAGGTGCAGAACGCGTTCGACATCGTCTCCAGCCACGACAAACGCAAAGTCGCCCTGCTGGGTCTGAGCTTCAAGGCCGGCACCGACGACCTGCGCGAAAGCCCACTGGTTGATCTGGCCGAAATGCTGATCGGCAAAGGCTACGACCTGAGCATCTACGACAGCAACGTCGAGTACGCCCGTGTCCACGGTGCGAACAAGGATTACATCGAGTCGAAGATCCCTCACGTCTCGTCCTTGCTCAACTCGGACTTCGACGACGTGATCAACAACTCCGACGTGATCATCCTCGGCAACCGTGACGAGAAATTCCGCGCCCTGGCGCAGCAAGCTCCACACGGCAAGCAAGTGATCGACCTGGTCGGCTTCATGTCTCAAGCCACCAGCGTCAGCAAGCGCACCGAAGGTATCTGCTGGTAA
- the yaaA gene encoding peroxide stress protein YaaA: MLMVISPAKTLDYETPPATPRFTQPQYLDHSQELILQLRDLTPAQISELMHVSDKIGGLNAARFGSWTPAFTPANAKQALLAFKGDVYTGLNAQTFSDADFDYAQQHLRMLSGLYGLLRPLDLMQPYRLEMGTKLANARGKDLYAFWGTRISEWLNEALADQGDDVLLNLASNEYFSAVKRSALNARIINTEFKDLKNGQYKIISFYAKKARGMMSRFVIEERINDPAALKQFDVQGYRYSSEQSKPDNLVFLRDHAPE, translated from the coding sequence ATGCTGATGGTGATTTCCCCCGCCAAGACCCTCGACTACGAAACACCGCCGGCGACCCCGCGTTTCACTCAGCCACAATACCTCGACCATTCCCAGGAGCTGATCCTGCAACTGCGCGACCTGACGCCGGCGCAGATCAGCGAGCTGATGCATGTCTCCGACAAAATTGGCGGCCTCAATGCCGCGCGCTTCGGCAGCTGGACCCCGGCCTTCACCCCAGCCAACGCCAAGCAAGCCTTGCTGGCGTTCAAGGGCGACGTTTATACCGGCCTGAACGCACAAACCTTCAGCGATGCTGACTTCGACTACGCCCAGCAACACTTGCGCATGCTCTCCGGCCTGTACGGCCTGCTGCGCCCTCTGGACCTGATGCAGCCCTATCGGCTGGAGATGGGCACCAAACTGGCCAATGCCCGGGGCAAGGACCTGTATGCCTTCTGGGGCACGCGAATCAGCGAATGGTTGAACGAAGCGTTAGCCGATCAGGGCGACGATGTGCTGCTGAACCTGGCCTCCAATGAGTACTTCTCGGCAGTCAAACGCAGTGCCTTGAACGCGCGCATCATCAATACCGAATTCAAGGACCTGAAGAACGGCCAATACAAGATCATCAGTTTCTACGCGAAAAAAGCCCGCGGCATGATGAGTCGCTTCGTCATCGAAGAACGCATCAATGACCCGGCCGCCCTCAAGCAGTTCGACGTTCAGGGTTATCGCTACAGCAGCGAGCAGTCTAAACCGGACAATCTGGTGTTCCTGCGCGATCACGCGCCGGAGTAA
- the moaC gene encoding cyclic pyranopterin monophosphate synthase MoaC, whose amino-acid sequence MLTHLDSQGRANMVDVTEKAVTFREATAQALVRMLPETLQMIVSGGHPKGDVFAVARIAGIQAAKKTSDLIPLCHPLMLTGVKVELSAEGDDTVRIVARCKLSGQTGVEMEALTAASVAALTIYDMCKAVDRGMTIESVRLLEKLGGKSGHFQADQP is encoded by the coding sequence GTGCTGACTCATCTCGATTCCCAAGGTCGCGCCAATATGGTCGACGTCACCGAAAAAGCCGTGACGTTCCGTGAAGCGACGGCCCAAGCGCTGGTGCGCATGCTGCCCGAAACCCTGCAGATGATCGTCAGCGGCGGCCATCCCAAGGGTGACGTGTTCGCCGTGGCGCGGATCGCCGGCATCCAGGCGGCGAAGAAAACCAGCGATCTGATTCCCCTGTGCCACCCGTTGATGCTCACTGGCGTCAAGGTCGAACTCAGTGCCGAAGGCGACGACACCGTGCGCATCGTGGCGCGCTGCAAGTTGTCCGGGCAGACCGGCGTCGAGATGGAAGCGCTGACTGCCGCCAGCGTGGCGGCGCTGACTATCTATGACATGTGCAAGGCCGTGGATCGTGGCATGACCATCGAGAGCGTGCGGCTGCTGGAAAAACTCGGTGGCAAGAGCGGCCATTTCCAGGCGGATCAGCCATGA
- a CDS encoding transcriptional regulator, translating to MNAPEKDSALDNVSMDNFRAIADAIATLFFPHAEVVLHDLRTQKVDYIANNLSKREIGDDSSLEDMLSEDVTERNIGPYEKLNWDGQKIRSLSSVLRDSDGHPLAVLCINLNISLFENAKAALDLFLSPTKLIPQPDSLFRDDWQERINTFLHAWLRERQLSLNVLTRDHKRELVLALHAEGAFKGKSASNYVANVLNMGRATVYKHLKELKG from the coding sequence ATGAATGCACCTGAAAAAGACTCGGCCCTGGACAACGTCTCCATGGACAACTTCCGCGCGATTGCCGATGCAATCGCCACGTTGTTCTTCCCTCACGCCGAGGTGGTGCTGCATGACCTGCGCACGCAAAAGGTTGATTACATTGCCAACAACCTGTCCAAACGGGAAATCGGCGACGACTCGTCGCTGGAAGACATGCTCAGCGAAGATGTCACTGAACGAAACATCGGGCCGTACGAAAAGCTCAACTGGGACGGCCAGAAGATTCGCAGCCTCAGCAGCGTGCTGCGCGACAGCGACGGTCATCCGCTGGCGGTGCTGTGCATCAACCTGAATATCTCGTTGTTCGAAAACGCGAAAGCGGCGCTGGATTTGTTCCTGTCGCCGACCAAGCTGATTCCGCAACCGGACTCACTGTTTCGCGATGACTGGCAAGAGCGTATCAACACCTTCCTGCACGCCTGGCTGCGCGAGCGTCAGTTGAGCCTGAATGTGCTGACCCGCGACCACAAACGTGAACTGGTGCTGGCCCTGCACGCCGAAGGCGCCTTCAAAGGCAAAAGCGCCTCCAACTATGTGGCCAATGTGCTGAACATGGGCCGGGCGACGGTGTACAAGCATTTGAAGGAATTGAAGGGCTGA
- a CDS encoding polysaccharide deacetylase family protein → MRIVFLFFAWLLSFGALAAPGDVATLDRSTWPEQLSSPTLFDVASRAEILMFARVLLASESLDEASLAQRLGLRTLNLASVNQLRQHLWQRLLTNYNFAQRSCDQDASFCFLVEDMDTLREQAAKFQVSDDSYYIKWAEPSRLFHAQYLDEQLRKAALFPQTSSEVDRFGDYERNGDAMNDRLFLLTFDSAANATPDNTAWVTEYLRKSNMSATFFVLGKDIQARLAERSVTSLQGTYSQQCVGVQGWEFRSHSHWQDWQDSVRRSVELVKGKLPENYVPLFRPPDGQRRSDAEGFFTSQGLQVALWDIDAQDGAGKLKGNQSAQRVLTLMLLWRHGVINFNVKQDALKTAMPWLITQTAPSGIGWEHCQDAFR, encoded by the coding sequence TTGCGTATCGTTTTTCTATTCTTTGCCTGGCTGTTGAGCTTTGGCGCCCTGGCGGCGCCGGGCGATGTGGCGACGCTGGATCGCAGCACCTGGCCTGAGCAGCTCAGCAGCCCGACGCTGTTCGACGTCGCCTCGCGGGCCGAAATCCTCATGTTCGCCCGTGTCCTGCTGGCCAGTGAATCGCTGGACGAAGCGAGCCTGGCTCAACGTCTGGGCCTGCGCACCCTCAATCTGGCGTCGGTCAACCAGCTGCGTCAGCACTTGTGGCAGCGTTTGCTGACCAACTACAACTTCGCCCAGCGCAGTTGCGATCAGGATGCCTCCTTCTGTTTTCTGGTCGAGGACATGGACACCTTGCGTGAGCAAGCGGCCAAGTTTCAGGTCAGCGACGACAGCTATTACATCAAGTGGGCCGAGCCGAGCCGGTTGTTCCACGCGCAGTACCTGGACGAGCAGTTGCGCAAGGCCGCGCTGTTCCCGCAGACCAGCAGCGAAGTCGATCGTTTTGGCGACTATGAACGCAATGGCGATGCCATGAATGACCGCCTGTTCCTGCTGACCTTCGACAGTGCCGCCAATGCCACGCCCGATAACACGGCCTGGGTCACCGAGTACCTGCGCAAATCGAACATGAGCGCTACGTTCTTCGTCCTCGGCAAGGACATTCAGGCCCGTCTGGCCGAGCGTTCGGTGACCAGCCTGCAAGGCACTTATTCGCAGCAATGCGTGGGTGTACAGGGTTGGGAGTTCCGCTCTCACAGCCACTGGCAAGACTGGCAGGATTCGGTACGGCGCAGCGTCGAGCTGGTCAAAGGCAAGCTGCCGGAGAATTACGTACCGCTGTTTCGTCCACCCGATGGCCAGCGTCGGTCCGATGCTGAAGGCTTCTTCACGTCTCAGGGTTTGCAAGTGGCGTTGTGGGACATCGACGCCCAGGACGGCGCCGGCAAGCTCAAGGGCAACCAGAGTGCACAACGGGTGTTGACCCTGATGCTGCTGTGGCGGCACGGGGTGATCAACTTCAATGTGAAGCAGGATGCGCTGAAAACTGCGATGCCCTGGCTCATTACACAAACGGCGCCAAGCGGGATCGGTTGGGAGCATTGTCAGGACGCGTTTCGCTGA
- the moaE gene encoding molybdopterin synthase catalytic subunit MoaE — protein sequence MAIRVQSTAFDPGAEVNAMHAANVGVGAVVSFVGYVRDFNDGLDVAGMFLEHYPGMTEKALGKISTEAEERWPLLKLEVLHRIGALEPGEPIVFVGAASAHRQAAFDACAFVMDYLKTRAPFWKKENTRDGPRWVEGRDSDHAAADRWNK from the coding sequence ATGGCGATTCGCGTGCAGTCCACCGCGTTCGACCCCGGCGCGGAAGTCAACGCCATGCACGCAGCGAACGTGGGCGTCGGTGCGGTGGTGAGTTTTGTCGGCTACGTGCGCGACTTCAATGACGGCCTCGACGTCGCCGGGATGTTTCTGGAGCACTATCCGGGCATGACCGAAAAAGCCCTGGGCAAGATTTCCACGGAGGCCGAGGAGCGCTGGCCGCTGTTGAAGTTGGAAGTGCTGCACCGTATTGGCGCTCTGGAGCCGGGCGAGCCGATCGTCTTTGTCGGTGCCGCCAGCGCCCACCGCCAGGCGGCGTTCGATGCCTGCGCCTTTGTCATGGACTACCTGAAAACCCGCGCACCGTTCTGGAAGAAGGAAAACACCCGCGATGGCCCGCGCTGGGTTGAAGGGCGCGACAGCGATCATGCGGCGGCGGATCGCTGGAACAAGTAA
- a CDS encoding MoaD/ThiS family protein produces MNVTVKFFARYREALGVDSVTVEGDFATVDDVRVLLAQCDGAEVLIEQNLMCARNEDLCQLDEPVSDGDEVAFFPTVTGG; encoded by the coding sequence ATGAACGTTACCGTGAAGTTTTTCGCCCGTTACCGTGAGGCGCTCGGCGTGGATTCGGTGACGGTTGAAGGTGATTTCGCCACGGTCGATGATGTGCGCGTGCTGCTGGCCCAATGTGACGGCGCCGAGGTGCTGATCGAGCAGAACCTGATGTGCGCCCGCAACGAAGACCTCTGCCAGCTCGACGAACCGGTGAGCGATGGCGATGAAGTGGCGTTTTTCCCGACCGTGACCGGAGGCTGA
- a CDS encoding ABC transporter substrate-binding protein produces MKKFPLITGLALSLLACSSLFAAEKSLRIGIEAAYPPFASKTDKGEIVGFDYDIGNALCAQMKVKCVWVEGEFDGLIPSLKVKKIDMALSSMTINEDRKKSVDFTHKYYFTSSRLVMKEGAIVDDQYASLKGKTIGVQRATTTDRYATEVFEPKGINVKRYGNNEEIYMDLAAGRLDAIFADTIPLNDFLLMPRGKGYAFVGPELKDPKYVGEGAGIAVRKGNTELVSELNAAIDGIRASGEYQKISEKYFKSDIYGD; encoded by the coding sequence ATGAAGAAATTCCCCCTCATTACCGGTCTGGCCCTGAGCCTGTTGGCGTGCAGTAGCCTGTTCGCCGCCGAGAAGAGCCTGCGCATCGGTATTGAAGCGGCTTATCCGCCGTTCGCGTCCAAAACCGATAAAGGCGAAATTGTCGGTTTCGACTACGATATCGGCAATGCCCTGTGCGCGCAGATGAAGGTCAAGTGTGTGTGGGTTGAAGGCGAATTCGACGGTCTGATTCCTTCCCTGAAAGTGAAGAAAATCGACATGGCGCTGTCGTCCATGACGATCAACGAAGACCGCAAGAAGTCGGTGGACTTCACCCACAAGTACTACTTCACATCATCGCGTTTGGTGATGAAGGAAGGCGCGATCGTGGATGACCAGTACGCCAGCCTCAAGGGCAAGACGATCGGCGTGCAGCGCGCAACCACCACCGACCGTTATGCCACCGAGGTTTTCGAGCCGAAGGGCATCAACGTCAAGCGCTACGGCAACAACGAAGAAATCTACATGGATCTGGCGGCCGGTCGCCTCGATGCCATTTTTGCCGACACCATTCCACTGAATGACTTCCTGTTGATGCCGCGAGGCAAAGGCTACGCGTTTGTCGGACCGGAGCTCAAGGATCCGAAATACGTGGGCGAGGGCGCCGGGATTGCGGTGCGCAAGGGCAACACCGAATTGGTCAGTGAACTGAACGCGGCCATCGACGGCATTCGCGCCAGTGGCGAATACCAGAAGATTTCAGAGAAGTACTTCAAGTCCGACATCTACGGCGATTGA